A segment of the Catenuloplanes nepalensis genome:
GTCTTCCTGGCCGGCGCGCTGCTCTACTCCGGCGGGCTGATCGCGGCCGCGTTCCTGCCCGGCGTGCGGGAGTGGTGCGACGAGTAGTCAGTCCGGGATGCGACGTCACCAGCCTCCCCGAGGGCGCGGGCGACGACACCGGCTCCGGCCTCCCTCACGGTGGAGCTGCGGGACGGCGCGCTGTGCGAGGTCGCGGCGCGGATAGCGTCCTTTCGGCTCAACCAAGAGGCTTATTCAGCGCAGCGAACCGGCACCGCGTTGCCGCAGGCCGGGTCGTCTGACGAGGGCGGCGCTGAATAAGCCTCCAAAGTGGCTTATTCAGCGGGCGAGCCGAAGCCGCGTCGCCGCAGGCCAGGGCTGTCAGCGCGTAACGTGCTGAATAACCCTCAAAGTCGATCAACCCATGAGCGCGATGACCGGGGTCGCCTTCGATCTCTGTGATGTCCGCCGCGCGGATCGCCACCGCCACCATTCCGGCCCATCGGCAACGGGACTTTCCTTCGCCGCTGCCGCCCTGCCTGAAATATCACCGTAAAGGCGGCGGCGGTGACCCTCGAAAGCGATCACGTGTCGCAAATCGTTGTTGAAAGCGCCGGATAACAACGATTTGCGACACGTGATCACCTTCCGGCCCCGGCCATACTGATCCTTCGGCGTGGGTAAGCGGGCGTTCCGCAGCGGCAACCGATATAAAGTGAAATTTCGGGCGCGCAGCGCCCGACAACGCTCGACCTCGCCGCTCGACCTCGACCTCGACCTCGACCTCGGCCTCGAAGGGTCAGTAGGTCGAATCCGACATAAGGGCGCTGGGCTGCCCGGCCGCCGTCTCCGCATGGCGGGGGGACTGCCGGTCGGCGGGCCTGGCCGTCCCGGCCGGCGTAGCGGGCGTGGCGTGCGAGAGGGTGAGATGTCGTCGGAATCGCGCCGGCGGACGGCGACACCACGTGTTGGCATGATCAACACGTTGTGCCCGTACGGGGGTGGTGGCGTCTGGCGCGCCGGGATGGCCGGGGGCAGGGATAATCGTCGCGAGAGACGTGCACATGATGACTTGGAGGATCTGCCTTGAGCGGTGGACTAGCAGCCCTGCTGGACGATATCGCGGTGCTGGCGCGAGCGGCCGCCGCGTCGATCGATGACGTCGGTGTGGCGGCCGCGAAGGCGGGTTCGAAGGCCGCGGGCGTCGTCATCGACGATGCCGCGGTGACCCCGCAGTACGTGCGGGGACTGGCCGCGAACCGGGAACTGCCGATCATCAAGCGCATCGCGCTCGGGTCGCTGGGCAACAAGGCCATCATCATCGTGGTGGCGTTGCTGCTCAGCCAGTTCCTGCCCTGGCTACTCACGCCGATCCTGATGCTCGGCGGCGCCTATCTGTGTTACGAGGGCGCGGAGAAGGTCTGGGCGAAGGTCTCCGGCCACGGGCACGGCGACGGCGAGGAGAAGCTCAAGGACGAGAAGACGCTGATCTCCGGCGCGGTCCGGACCGACCTGATCCTCTCCGCGGAGATCATGGTGATCTCGCTGAACGAGGTCGCCGAGCAGAGCTTCGTGTCCCGCCTGGTCATCCTGTGCGTCGTCGCGGTCGTGATGACCATCGCGGTCTACGGCGCGGTCGCGATCATCGTGAAGATGGACGACGTCGGCCTCAGCCTGGCCGAGCGCAACAACGGCGCGGTCGCGGGCTTCGGCCGCGGCCTGGTCAAGGCGATGCCGATGGTCCTCACCGCGCTGACCATCATCGGCACCGCCGCCATGCTCTGGGTCGGCGGCCACATCCTCCTGGTCGGCACGCACGAGCTCGGCTGGCACACGATCTACGACATCGTGCACCACATGGAGGAGGCCGCCCACGACGCCACCGGCCCGCTCGGCGGCTTCGTCGGCTGGCTGGTCAACACGATCGCCAGCGCGATCATCGGCCTCGTCGTCGGCGCCGTGATCGTGGTGATCATGACGTTTACGATCCACCGCGGCAAGCACGGCGACGACCACCACGCCGGCGACCACAAGGTCGAGGTCACCGACACGTCGGGCGCGACCGCCGGTGCGGCCCCCGCCGCGACGGCCGGCCCGGTTCCGGGTGGCGCGGCCCCCGCACCGATCGACGGCAACCTCGCCGCGAAGCCGGCGGCGGAGACCACCGGCGGCCCGGCCACCGCTTCGGACACCCGGCCCGAGACCGGCCCGGCCGACACGAAGCCCGGCGGCAGGCCGGAACCCGGCACCACCGGCGGCTGATCGCCCGGAAGTCGAGATGGTGCCGGTCCGCCATCGGTGGCCGGCACCATGTGTGGCCGGCGGTGTCGTCGTCCGGGACGAAGCCCGGCAGCAAGCCGGAATCTTGGCGGGAAGCCGGTGGCTGATCGCCCGGAAGTCGAGATGGTGCCGGTCCCGCATCGGTGGCCGGCACCATGTGTGGCCGGCGGTGTCGTCTCCGGGACGAAGCCCGGCGGCAAGCCGGAAGCCGGCGGCTGATCGCCCGGACGTCGGGATTGTGCCGGTCCCGCATCGGTGGCCCGGCACCATCGACGGATGACGGTGTCGTCGTCCGAGACGACGGCGGCGAGGTCGATGCGCCGGCGGTCGCGCCGGGATGAGAGTCGACCACAGGATGTCGTACGGCCCCGGAACGCGAGCCGCCCCGCCATGATCATGGCGGGGCGGCTTCGCTGTGCGGCGAGGTGCGGTCAGGAGCGCACGACCAGGGTCTTGGCGGCCATGTCGCCGACGCGGCGGCGCCTGTCGTTCGTCAGGACCACGATGAACGCGACCAGGTAGCCGAACATGCCGTCCACGACCCGCAGCAGCGTGCGGATGAACGCCTGACCCCAGGTCGGCGTCGCGCCGGACGTCTCACCGACCACCCGGATGCCGGTGCACATCTTGCCGACGGTACGGCCGAGGAACCGCTCCATCAGCACGTAGTACGCCAGCGCGAACACCGCGTACAGCACGGTTCCGGTCGGCGACATCTGCCACATCGTGCTCGTGCCGGACGTGGTCACGGCCGTGGTCGTCTGCACGCCGGTCGCCATCATGATGCCGGCGCCGACTCCGACCAGGATGACGCCGTCGATCAGGTTGGCCATGACGCGCCGCCCGGTCACCCTCACGTCCGCCGACGTGCCGGCCGCCGGCGCGGCCGTCTCCCACGGTGCCTTGGTGTGCTGCCGCTCCTCGGTGATGCTCATCGGTGTACCTCCCCAGTGGACGGTGATGGTGATCCCATACCCACGGTGAGTTCGATCGATAACCTGTTCTCTCGATTTCCTTCCGGCTCGATCGGTGGCAGGGCAGCGGCTCGCCGCCGGCCGGCCCGGTGCGGCGCGGCCGGCACCGGGCCGTGCACCAGGCCACGGGCGGACCGACACCGGGGCCGGCCCGTGGCCCACGGCGCGGAGGCGGTCGTCCTCCGCGCCGGCGTAGAAGTCAGCGAAGCCCACGGTCCTGTTACGCGCCGGGGACCCCATCCACGTACCGACGCGTGGTGTTGATCTTCGGGTTGTATCGGTGTTCATCACGTGGTCGGGTGCGGGCACGATACTGCCGGACGCACATCCCGTGAAAGGAACATCGCATGCTCGGGTGGAGTATCCCGCGCCGGTGGGCGGCGGCCGCGATCGCGGCGACCGTCCTGGCGCCTCTCGCCGGCACACCGGCGGGCGCGGCGGCGAAGGCGATCGCGCCGTTCGACGCGGTCGACCAGTTCATCGGCACCGAGATGGACACGACGCAGAACAAGAGCAATGACGCGTACGGCAACACGTACCCGGGTGCGGCGCTGCCGTTCGGCATGGTCCAGCCGAGCCCGACGACGTACAAGCCGGGCAACGCGCTGGTGGGGGAGAAGGGCGGGTACGAGTACACCGCCGACCTGATCCGTGGCTTCGGCATGACCCGCCACTCCGGAACCGGGTGCACCGGCCGATTCGGCGGCTACGAGTTCCCGGTCATCCCGTACGCGGGAGAGCTGCCCGGCGGGGTGCTGCCGTCCAGCCCGGCGAACGACATCAAGCCGTACTACCTGAAGTTCGCGCACGCGAACGAGGTGTCCGAGCCGGGTTACTACAGCGTGGCGCTGGACAACGGGGTCACCACGGAGCTGACCGCGACCACGCGCACCGCGGTGAGCCGGTTCGACTTCGCGCAGAACGCCACGCTGATCCTGGACGTGTCCGGTCCGAACAACCGCACGTTCGGCAGCGCGGTCACGATCGACCCGGCGACGCGCACGGTGTCCGGCTGGATGTACGGCACGGACGTCTGTGACAACGGCAACCTCTACCGCGCCTACTTCTCCACGGTGTACGACACGGACTTCGCGTCGTACGGCGTGTGGAAGGACGACGTGCTGACCGCGGGTGCGGCGAGCGTCGAGAAGAGCGGCACGGACACCGGCGTGGACTTCCGGCACGACAACGGCGCATGGGTCACGTTCCCGGCCGGTTCGACCGTCACCGCGAGCACCGGTTTCAGTTACGTGAGCGTGGCGAACGCGGCCGCGAACCGTACCTCCGAGGTCGGTAAGAAGAAGTTCGACGCGATCCGTAAGGACGCGCGGAAGTCCTGGGAGAGGGCGCTCGGCACGGTCGACGTGAAGGGCGGCTCCGAGGAACAGCGTGTCGAGTTCTACACCGCGCTCTACCACTCGTTCCTGCACCCGAACGCGCGTGAGGACGTCAACGGCCAATACCTGGGGTACGACCGGCAGGTCCACCAGGTCGAGAAGGGCCGGCACTTCTACACCAACATCAACTTCGCGGGTTCCGGCTGGGACATGTACCGCAGTCAGGCGCAGCTGCTCGCGCTGACGCACCCCGCCGTGGCCGCGGACATCAACGCGTCGATCGTGGCGTTGACCGGGCAGACCGGCGGCTGGGCGCCCGGCGCGTCCCGCATGCAGGGCGACAACCTGCAGGTCATCCTGTCCACGCTGGACGACATGGGCATCACCGACTACGACCGCGCGGCCGCGCTCAAGTCCATGATCACGACGCAGAGGCTGCCCGCGACCGCGTCGAAGCGCACGGACGCGTACCAGTACTTCGCGACCGGCCTGATCGAGAACCGCAAGGGCGACTTCGCCACGTCCCGGGTCCTGGAGTACTCGATCGACGACTTCGCGATCGCGCAGCAGGCCCTCCGCCTCGGTGATCGTGACTCCTACGACTTCTTCATGGCGCGCGCGCAGAGCTGGATGAACGTGTTCGACCCGGCCACCGGCCACATCCGTCCCCGAGAGCGCACCGGCTTCGACCAGAACTTCGACCTGCGGGTACGCGAGGACGGCGCCGGCCGCGGCCAGTTCAACCAGTCGACCGGCTACCAGTACGGCTGGCTCGTCCCGCACAACCTGTCCACGTTGATTGCCAAGCGCGGTGGTGTTGATGCGTCTCGTCAACAGGTTGACGTGTTGATGGCACAGCTTGACGCGGGCGCGTACACCCAGACCGGCAACTACCTGTCCAACCAGCCCGCGTTCGGCACGCCCTGGGTCTACAACTGGCTGCGGGCGCCGTCGAAGACCGTGGACACCGTGTACCGCGCGGTCACCGAGATGTACGACACGACGCCGTCCGGCCTGCCCGGCAACGACGACCAGGGCGCGCTCAGCGCGTGGCTGGTCTTCGCGCACCTCGGCTTCTACCCGGCGATCTACGGCACCGGCACGCTGGTCATGCACGCGCCGATGTTCGAGCAGATCGACATCCGGCCGATCGGCGGCGACGCGGGCATCGAGATCCAGGCGCCCGGCGTCGCAGGCGGCAAGCGCTACGTCAAGGACCTGCGGGTCGACGGCGAGCGCCAGACCGCGTCGTGGGTCGGCGCCGACTTCGTCCGCGAGGGCGGCAAGCTGCGCTTCGTCATGTCCGCCACGCCCACCGCGTGGGGCACCGGCGCCGCCGACGTGCCACCGTCCTACCTGGACGGCATGGATGCCCGTAACAACATCGGCACCACCCCCAACGGCCAGGGCAACCTCGGCTCGATGGACCTGAGCGACTGGTCGTACTCCCGCGACTCGCTCGCCGCCGCCGGTGCCGCACCGGGCTCTTCGATCCCGCACGGCGACCTGACGTTCACCTGGCCGGCCTCC
Coding sequences within it:
- a CDS encoding RDD family protein, with translation MSITEERQHTKAPWETAAPAAGTSADVRVTGRRVMANLIDGVILVGVGAGIMMATGVQTTTAVTTSGTSTMWQMSPTGTVLYAVFALAYYVLMERFLGRTVGKMCTGIRVVGETSGATPTWGQAFIRTLLRVVDGMFGYLVAFIVVLTNDRRRRVGDMAAKTLVVRS
- a CDS encoding GH92 family glycosyl hydrolase, with amino-acid sequence MLGWSIPRRWAAAAIAATVLAPLAGTPAGAAAKAIAPFDAVDQFIGTEMDTTQNKSNDAYGNTYPGAALPFGMVQPSPTTYKPGNALVGEKGGYEYTADLIRGFGMTRHSGTGCTGRFGGYEFPVIPYAGELPGGVLPSSPANDIKPYYLKFAHANEVSEPGYYSVALDNGVTTELTATTRTAVSRFDFAQNATLILDVSGPNNRTFGSAVTIDPATRTVSGWMYGTDVCDNGNLYRAYFSTVYDTDFASYGVWKDDVLTAGAASVEKSGTDTGVDFRHDNGAWVTFPAGSTVTASTGFSYVSVANAAANRTSEVGKKKFDAIRKDARKSWERALGTVDVKGGSEEQRVEFYTALYHSFLHPNAREDVNGQYLGYDRQVHQVEKGRHFYTNINFAGSGWDMYRSQAQLLALTHPAVAADINASIVALTGQTGGWAPGASRMQGDNLQVILSTLDDMGITDYDRAAALKSMITTQRLPATASKRTDAYQYFATGLIENRKGDFATSRVLEYSIDDFAIAQQALRLGDRDSYDFFMARAQSWMNVFDPATGHIRPRERTGFDQNFDLRVREDGAGRGQFNQSTGYQYGWLVPHNLSTLIAKRGGVDASRQQVDVLMAQLDAGAYTQTGNYLSNQPAFGTPWVYNWLRAPSKTVDTVYRAVTEMYDTTPSGLPGNDDQGALSAWLVFAHLGFYPAIYGTGTLVMHAPMFEQIDIRPIGGDAGIEIQAPGVAGGKRYVKDLRVDGERQTASWVGADFVREGGKLRFVMSATPTAWGTGAADVPPSYLDGMDARNNIGTTPNGQGNLGSMDLSDWSYSRDSLAAAGAAPGSSIPHGDLTFTWPASAPGTPDNWIPHGQRVDLANRSASAVSFLGLATNGPSTGTAQVVYTDGTTQDVPLTLGDWAATAPAGSTALLTVPGRNNANGTTGDGTFRVFATDPATLDTAKIVDAVILPQGSDRGIMHIFDVTIG
- a CDS encoding DUF808 domain-containing protein, giving the protein MSGGLAALLDDIAVLARAAAASIDDVGVAAAKAGSKAAGVVIDDAAVTPQYVRGLAANRELPIIKRIALGSLGNKAIIIVVALLLSQFLPWLLTPILMLGGAYLCYEGAEKVWAKVSGHGHGDGEEKLKDEKTLISGAVRTDLILSAEIMVISLNEVAEQSFVSRLVILCVVAVVMTIAVYGAVAIIVKMDDVGLSLAERNNGAVAGFGRGLVKAMPMVLTALTIIGTAAMLWVGGHILLVGTHELGWHTIYDIVHHMEEAAHDATGPLGGFVGWLVNTIASAIIGLVVGAVIVVIMTFTIHRGKHGDDHHAGDHKVEVTDTSGATAGAAPAATAGPVPGGAAPAPIDGNLAAKPAAETTGGPATASDTRPETGPADTKPGGRPEPGTTGG